The Cyanobacteriota bacterium genome has a segment encoding these proteins:
- a CDS encoding (2Fe-2S)-binding protein, whose product MTQIYQVQIHDRQTGKHYTVQVPADRYILQTAENQGAPLPFSCRNGACTTCAVRVRSGRLYQPEAMGLSRALQDQGYALLCVSYPRSDLEVETQDEDEVYELQFGRYFGRGRVKPGLPLDED is encoded by the coding sequence ATGACCCAAATCTATCAGGTTCAAATTCACGATCGGCAGACAGGTAAGCACTACACTGTGCAGGTACCTGCCGATCGATACATTCTCCAGACCGCTGAAAATCAGGGTGCGCCCTTACCCTTTTCGTGCCGTAATGGCGCTTGTACTACCTGTGCTGTACGGGTACGGTCTGGACGCTTGTATCAACCAGAAGCGATGGGGCTGTCTCGTGCTCTTCAGGATCAGGGCTACGCCTTATTGTGTGTCAGCTATCCGCGATCGGACTTGGAAGTTGAGACTCAAGACGAAGACGAAGTCTACGAGTTGCAGTTTGGGCGCTATTTTGGCAGGGGCAGGGTTAAGCCAGGCTTGCCCCTGGATGAAGACTAG
- the rpsB gene encoding 30S ribosomal protein S2, translating to MPVISLAQMMEAGVHFGHQTRRWNPKMAPYIYTSRNGVHIIDLVQTAKLMDEAYNYMRSAAEQGRKFLFVGTKRQAAGIIAQEAMRCGAGYVNQRWLGGMLTNWTTIKTRVDRLKELERREETGALDLLPKKEAAVLRRELDRLRKYLGGFKTMRKLPDVVVIIDLRREYNAVLECQKLGIPIVSLLDTNCDPDQVDIPIPANDDAIRSVKLILGKLADAIYEGRHGQTDTDEDYDDYEGAEEEFDYDDTSDSMFDDDDDDGEEEE from the coding sequence ATGCCAGTTATTTCACTAGCCCAGATGATGGAGGCTGGGGTTCACTTTGGCCATCAGACCCGCCGTTGGAATCCCAAAATGGCTCCTTACATTTATACCTCGCGTAATGGGGTTCACATTATTGACTTAGTACAGACTGCAAAGTTGATGGATGAGGCCTATAACTACATGCGCAGTGCAGCAGAGCAAGGCCGTAAGTTTCTATTCGTAGGTACTAAGCGACAAGCAGCAGGAATCATTGCTCAGGAGGCCATGCGTTGTGGGGCTGGCTATGTGAACCAGCGCTGGTTAGGAGGAATGCTCACCAACTGGACAACGATTAAGACTCGCGTTGATCGTCTTAAGGAGCTAGAGCGCCGGGAAGAAACTGGGGCACTGGATCTGCTGCCCAAGAAAGAAGCAGCCGTGCTGCGTCGAGAACTTGATCGCTTGCGGAAATACTTGGGCGGCTTTAAGACCATGCGCAAGTTGCCCGATGTAGTTGTGATTATTGACCTGCGACGAGAATATAATGCGGTGCTGGAGTGTCAAAAACTGGGGATTCCCATCGTTTCTTTGTTGGACACCAACTGCGATCCCGACCAAGTGGATATTCCCATTCCAGCTAATGACGATGCTATTCGTTCGGTAAAGTTGATCTTAGGCAAGCTAGCTGATGCCATCTATGAGGGTCGTCATGGTCAAACCGATACCGATGAGGACTACGATGACTATGAAGGTGCTGAGGAAGAATTTGACTACGACGATACTAGCGATAGCATGTTTGACGATGACGACGATGATGGCGAAGAAGAAGAGTAG
- the pgl gene encoding 6-phosphogluconolactonase, which produces MGKTVEVLPDKDALVQRALTLVVEMIRAAIAERGQCAIALSGGSTPKPLYAALGKQDLPWNAIHLFWGDERYVPYDHPDSNYGMTREVWLEPASIPADSVHPMPTDAADPAVAAQQYEAILQAFFQLAPQEFPAFDVILLGMGDDGHTASLFPHTPALQVRDRLVTVGNKDGQPRLTMTVPVLNQARNVIFLVAGASKRPALAHVFADEGDALTYPARLVQPVGNLWWLLDAAAGDR; this is translated from the coding sequence ATGGGCAAGACGGTCGAAGTGCTGCCAGATAAAGATGCTCTGGTGCAACGGGCATTGACGCTAGTGGTAGAGATGATCCGGGCAGCGATCGCAGAGCGAGGTCAATGTGCAATCGCCCTTAGCGGCGGCAGTACCCCCAAGCCGTTGTACGCTGCCCTGGGGAAACAAGATCTTCCCTGGAATGCTATTCATCTGTTTTGGGGTGACGAGCGCTACGTACCTTACGATCATCCTGACAGCAACTATGGCATGACACGGGAGGTTTGGCTAGAGCCAGCGTCAATCCCTGCCGACTCTGTACATCCTATGCCGACCGATGCAGCCGATCCAGCCGTGGCTGCCCAGCAGTATGAAGCAATATTACAAGCCTTTTTTCAGCTAGCCCCTCAAGAATTTCCAGCCTTTGATGTCATTTTGTTGGGAATGGGTGATGATGGACATACTGCATCGCTTTTTCCCCACACACCTGCCCTACAAGTCCGCGATCGACTTGTTACAGTGGGTAATAAGGATGGTCAGCCGCGATTGACGATGACAGTACCTGTGCTTAATCAAGCCCGGAATGTTATCTTTCTGGTAGCAGGTGCTAGTAAGCGGCCTGCGTTGGCTCACGTCTTTGCTGATGAGGGTGATGCGTTAACCTACCCTGCCCGCTTAGTTCAGCCTGTTGGGAATCTTTGGTGGTTACTAGATGCTGCTGCCGGTGACCGTTAG
- a CDS encoding FHA domain-containing protein, producing MIVCPNCNHQNPDGAIQCEACYTPLPAMANCPNCGSSVQADAKFCAHCGYHLTPAFTPAISGGFSPMSPNASNNLPDLPEPEPLVEPDPLIAMSTGQPENAQELPTDLESFDLDLDEFNLDDPNTGVPLEDLPTVQEPVSRVSTPSTAKAAKAGGAPTQLQVQTASLLHILTNTVVELPSHLTVIHIGKPNDRVPPDIDVSGFPDSEVVSRIHADIRNEGDAYYLEDVGSSNGTYVNNLPLPKGNRHRLRPGDKISLGKGDKVSFLFQLREG from the coding sequence ATGATTGTTTGCCCCAATTGCAACCACCAAAACCCTGATGGTGCTATCCAATGTGAAGCATGTTACACACCATTACCCGCTATGGCAAACTGTCCTAACTGTGGCAGTTCTGTTCAAGCTGATGCAAAGTTTTGTGCTCATTGCGGCTACCATTTGACCCCAGCTTTCACGCCTGCAATCAGTGGAGGATTTTCCCCTATGTCACCCAACGCCAGCAATAACCTGCCAGATTTGCCAGAGCCAGAACCTCTGGTCGAGCCAGATCCATTGATAGCTATGTCTACAGGCCAACCTGAAAATGCACAGGAACTACCCACTGACTTAGAATCCTTTGATTTAGATCTGGATGAATTCAACTTAGATGACCCGAATACTGGCGTACCCCTCGAAGACTTGCCAACAGTGCAGGAACCTGTATCTCGGGTATCGACTCCATCCACGGCAAAGGCTGCTAAGGCTGGGGGGGCACCAACCCAGTTACAGGTTCAAACCGCTTCGTTGTTACATATTCTCACAAATACAGTGGTGGAATTGCCTTCTCATCTGACGGTTATCCATATAGGTAAGCCGAACGATCGGGTGCCTCCAGATATTGATGTCTCCGGCTTTCCAGACTCAGAAGTGGTGTCTCGGATCCATGCAGATATTCGCAATGAAGGCGATGCCTACTACCTGGAAGATGTGGGTAGTTCTAACGGTACCTACGTGAACAATTTACCTCTACCTAAGGGCAACCGCCATCGGTTGCGCCCAGGCGATAAGATTTCTCTAGGTAAAGGTGATAAGGTATCGTTTCTATTTCAACTGAGAGAAGGCTAG
- a CDS encoding ABC transporter permease yields the protein MVDAPLNRLPKSTSRSPWGSIIGDSITIFWGEWLELRARIPQVVASGLVSPLIYILAFGLGLGSTLDRVSRPVMGDNYLQFILPGMVALSSMVISFGGTTFSICGDRLFSKTFEEMLLVPIHPLAQYMGKMLAGVVRGLLTSASVIVVAVLFTGKVWSFLNPLFWLVLVLNCAVFAGLGVIVGLTVKSLESVGLYNNFVIVPMSFLGGTFFDPQQLPIALKIIVYLLPLTYTTIGLRAAAYLPLAQFPWYTLPTLLVVAIVLAVPGAYLFSHQQD from the coding sequence ATGGTAGATGCACCACTGAACAGATTGCCCAAATCGACCAGCCGTTCTCCCTGGGGAAGCATTATTGGCGACAGCATAACTATCTTTTGGGGTGAGTGGTTAGAACTGCGTGCTCGTATTCCTCAGGTAGTAGCATCGGGCTTGGTGTCGCCGCTAATTTACATCTTGGCCTTTGGGCTAGGGCTAGGGAGTACCTTAGATCGGGTTTCTCGGCCAGTTATGGGTGACAACTATCTGCAATTCATCCTGCCTGGAATGGTGGCTCTGTCATCAATGGTCATCAGCTTTGGGGGCACTACCTTTTCCATTTGTGGCGATCGGCTGTTTAGCAAAACCTTTGAAGAAATGCTCCTAGTGCCCATCCATCCCTTGGCTCAGTATATGGGTAAGATGTTAGCTGGTGTAGTCAGGGGGCTGTTAACGTCTGCTTCCGTGATCGTAGTAGCTGTATTGTTCACGGGTAAGGTTTGGAGCTTCTTGAATCCTCTATTTTGGCTGGTATTAGTTCTCAATTGTGCTGTGTTTGCAGGGCTAGGGGTGATTGTAGGGCTAACAGTGAAATCCTTGGAAAGCGTGGGACTTTATAACAACTTTGTGATTGTGCCCATGTCGTTTCTGGGTGGCACATTCTTCGATCCACAACAGTTGCCGATCGCTCTGAAAATCATTGTTTATCTACTACCGTTGACCTACACGACGATCGGCCTGCGTGCAGCAGCCTATTTGCCACTTGCCCAGTTTCCTTGGTACACGCTACCAACTCTGCTAGTAGTAGCGATCGTTCTTGCTGTTCCCGGTGCTTACCTATTTTCTCATCAGCAAGATTGA
- a CDS encoding response regulator transcription factor, which yields MKLLLVEDDPVVADILTEALTAQHWVVECTDDGNTGLTLASSHEYDLIVLDIGLPNMDGLTICKQLRSRGYQNPILFLTGETSNDAQVTGLNAGADDYVTKPFDLQVFLARVRAVTRKGKAAASVLTWRMLQLDSASGQVLCHGKPVHLTAKEYGLLELFLLNPNRIYSRRAILDRLWDIAEAPGEETVSTHIKCIRQKLKLAGGDDPIETVHGMGYRLRFPG from the coding sequence ATGAAACTGTTGCTAGTTGAAGATGATCCGGTTGTTGCTGATATTTTGACTGAAGCCTTGACAGCGCAGCATTGGGTAGTTGAATGCACTGATGACGGCAATACTGGACTCACCCTTGCCAGCAGCCATGAGTATGACTTAATTGTGCTAGATATCGGGCTACCTAATATGGACGGCTTGACGATCTGTAAGCAACTTCGGAGCAGGGGTTATCAAAATCCCATTCTCTTTTTGACGGGTGAAACCAGTAATGATGCTCAAGTGACTGGACTTAATGCTGGTGCTGATGACTACGTGACAAAGCCGTTCGATTTGCAGGTGTTTTTGGCAAGAGTGCGGGCAGTCACGCGCAAGGGAAAAGCCGCAGCTAGCGTATTGACCTGGAGGATGCTTCAGCTTGACTCAGCAAGCGGTCAAGTGTTGTGTCACGGCAAGCCAGTGCACCTGACGGCAAAGGAATATGGCTTGTTGGAACTGTTTCTGCTGAATCCTAACCGCATCTACAGTCGGCGGGCAATTCTCGATCGCCTTTGGGACATAGCTGAAGCGCCCGGAGAAGAGACCGTTAGCACCCATATCAAGTGTATTCGTCAAAAGCTCAAGCTAGCTGGAGGCGATGATCCAATTGAAACTGTGCATGGTATGGGCTATCGATTGCGATTTCCTGGATAA
- a CDS encoding YceD family protein, producing the protein MDAIHIPHLLNDRDRSRTIQVEGFLPDLQTLTPVKGTVTVRHCGNYLDVSAKAEAIITLTCDRCLRNYNHRLQTTASELIWLTETAHSDATDVIPEDSDYEDLVETLPAQGHFSPTGWLYEQLCLSLPLQQLCAATCPGIQATTSTDSDGQDHTPTDRRWSSLAALRDRLQP; encoded by the coding sequence ATGGATGCCATTCATATTCCTCACCTGCTGAACGATCGGGATCGCTCCAGAACTATCCAGGTTGAGGGCTTTTTACCCGACTTACAAACCTTAACGCCAGTCAAAGGCACCGTAACTGTTAGACATTGCGGTAACTATTTGGATGTCTCTGCCAAGGCAGAGGCTATTATCACCCTCACCTGTGATCGGTGTTTGCGTAACTACAATCATCGGCTGCAAACTACTGCCTCTGAGTTAATCTGGCTGACAGAAACTGCTCATTCTGATGCTACTGATGTGATACCAGAAGACTCTGACTATGAAGATTTGGTAGAGACGTTACCGGCTCAAGGTCACTTTTCTCCCACTGGCTGGCTATATGAACAGTTATGTTTGAGCTTGCCCCTACAGCAGTTATGTGCAGCCACCTGTCCCGGAATTCAAGCCACGACTTCCACAGATTCCGATGGTCAAGATCACACTCCAACGGATCGTCGCTGGTCATCACTAGCTGCCCTTCGCGATCGCCTGCAACCGTAG
- a CDS encoding RNA-binding protein: MMTEEAVIERGVTWLTTLLRLAGLPASVHAERNSIGALEGTDQVGGNIRQDWWLTIDHTTLHPDQVAVLLSGDGAVLDAIQYLGNTILNLHQSQDHQQAYTVELAGYRAQRQVELRAIAEQAVAEVRQTGKEYEIPALSSAERRWIHTYLQTCPDLATESRGVEPDRRLVVRQRSSS, translated from the coding sequence ATGATGACCGAAGAAGCAGTAATAGAGCGAGGTGTAACATGGCTAACGACACTGCTACGACTTGCAGGGTTGCCAGCCTCCGTTCACGCTGAACGCAACAGCATAGGAGCCTTGGAGGGTACAGATCAGGTTGGTGGTAATATTCGTCAAGACTGGTGGTTAACCATTGATCACACAACATTGCATCCCGACCAAGTGGCAGTGCTGCTGAGTGGAGATGGAGCAGTTTTAGACGCTATTCAGTATTTAGGCAACACAATCCTGAATCTGCACCAAAGCCAAGATCATCAACAGGCCTACACCGTGGAGCTAGCTGGTTACCGTGCTCAGCGACAGGTAGAACTGCGAGCTATTGCAGAGCAAGCAGTTGCCGAAGTACGGCAAACGGGTAAGGAATACGAAATTCCAGCATTATCGTCGGCTGAGCGACGTTGGATTCATACTTATTTGCAAACTTGTCCTGATCTAGCCACTGAAAGCCGGGGGGTAGAACCCGATCGGCGGCTGGTGGTTCGTCAACGCTCATCGAGTTAA
- the yidC gene encoding membrane protein insertase YidC, which yields MDFGVSFLSSNVMLPILDFFYGVVPSYGLAIVALTLVVRLAVYPLSAGSIRSMRRMKVAQPVMKQRQEEIQRKYKDNPAKQQEELSKLFQEFGNPLSGCLPILLQMPVLFALFATLRGSPFADVSYNVNVQVLPKEQMEQIVPQAFATPPQNIYLSVGVHPPVSAVMPSGTKLAVGEQSKVLFQTVEGKPLSDLLQAYPNPELTPQWTVTKGEGVVSVTEDGTITAIAPGEATLQGKIPGLAANKGFLFIEALGRVGAFDPDGTIHWDVVVMILGFGISLYINQLLTGQGSSSDNPQQDTVNKITPVLFSGMFLFFPLPAGVLMYMLIANIFQTGQTFLLLREPLPENLQKIVDAQAAATTINVEATSSSPKATNTGSSKTTTTGGRSALPFEPGRSSKKKA from the coding sequence GGGTTGTGCCTAGTTACGGGTTGGCGATCGTCGCGCTAACGCTGGTAGTGCGCCTTGCTGTCTATCCTCTGAGTGCTGGTTCTATTCGCAGTATGCGCCGGATGAAAGTGGCGCAGCCTGTTATGAAGCAACGCCAGGAAGAGATTCAGAGAAAATATAAGGATAATCCAGCTAAGCAGCAAGAAGAGTTGAGCAAGCTATTTCAGGAATTTGGTAATCCGCTGTCGGGTTGCTTGCCTATCTTGCTACAGATGCCAGTTTTGTTTGCCCTGTTTGCGACCTTGCGGGGATCACCCTTTGCTGATGTCAGCTACAACGTGAATGTCCAAGTTTTGCCCAAGGAGCAGATGGAGCAGATAGTGCCCCAAGCTTTTGCCACACCTCCCCAGAATATCTATTTGTCAGTCGGCGTCCATCCACCAGTTTCTGCGGTCATGCCCTCTGGCACAAAGCTAGCGGTTGGTGAACAAAGCAAGGTCTTGTTTCAGACCGTAGAGGGTAAGCCCCTGAGTGATTTGTTGCAAGCATATCCTAACCCTGAGCTAACTCCTCAATGGACGGTGACTAAGGGTGAAGGCGTTGTAAGTGTCACCGAAGATGGCACGATCACGGCGATCGCTCCCGGTGAAGCTACTCTCCAAGGTAAGATTCCTGGGCTTGCAGCTAATAAAGGCTTTTTGTTTATCGAGGCCCTGGGGCGAGTTGGGGCCTTTGATCCAGATGGCACAATTCACTGGGATGTAGTTGTGATGATCCTGGGCTTCGGCATCAGCTTGTACATCAACCAGTTGCTGACTGGTCAGGGTAGCTCATCCGATAATCCTCAACAGGATACGGTTAACAAGATTACACCTGTGCTGTTTTCTGGCATGTTCTTGTTTTTCCCGTTACCTGCCGGTGTGTTGATGTATATGCTCATTGCTAACATCTTCCAAACGGGGCAAACCTTTTTGCTCTTGAGGGAGCCATTGCCAGAAAATTTGCAGAAGATTGTAGATGCCCAGGCGGCTGCAACGACGATTAACGTGGAGGCAACCTCATCATCGCCGAAGGCTACGAATACGGGGTCGTCTAAGACTACGACTACGGGTGGTCGTTCTGCCCTGCCATTTGAGCCTGGTCGATCGTCGAAAAAGAAGGCATAG